The proteins below are encoded in one region of Cryomorphaceae bacterium:
- a CDS encoding 50S ribosomal protein L27 codes for MAHKKGVGSSKNGRESHSKRLGIKIFGGQKAISGNIIVRQRGTKHHPGENVGIGKDHTLFALTDGTVVFRKKRDNRSYVSVDPETN; via the coding sequence ATGGCACATAAGAAAGGAGTCGGTAGTTCTAAGAACGGACGTGAATCGCACAGTAAGCGACTCGGCATAAAAATCTTTGGTGGTCAAAAAGCCATCAGCGGAAACATCATCGTGCGTCAGCGCGGAACCAAGCACCATCCAGGAGAGAATGTAGGCATCGGAAAGGATCACACCCTTTTTGCCCTCACCGATGGCACCGTGGTATTTCGTAAAAAGCGCGACAACCGCTCCTATGTTTCGGTAGATCCCGAAACCAACTAG